The following coding sequences are from one Candidatus Borkfalkia ceftriaxoniphila window:
- the rlmN gene encoding 23S rRNA (adenine(2503)-C(2))-methyltransferase RlmN gives MKEILQDHSLSELQILMEEWGERKFRAAQIFRGLMQGKRVSELSELSKTLRAKLCERFEDEPVKIRETFVSSDGTEKYLFELADGNIVEGVLMRYKYGCTQCVSTQVGCRMNCAFCASGLNGLVRDLTGGEILSQVLAVNARRGGTLEKRAVTNVVLMGSGEPLDNYANTVKFLRNVTAEGGICISARNISLSTCGLVPKMYELAEENLPVNLTVSLHSPLDEERKKIMPVANAYKIEDILKACAYYFEKTGRRYIFEYSLIDGENADKRHAELLAELLKGRPCHVNLIRLNEVKEKRLSSVSEKEAYRFLGILEKSGLSATLRRQIGADIGGACGQLRAKRLREVQDDQSDTKELQ, from the coding sequence ATGAAAGAGATTTTACAGGATCATTCCCTTTCCGAATTGCAAATTTTGATGGAAGAGTGGGGCGAGCGGAAGTTCCGCGCCGCGCAGATCTTCCGCGGGCTGATGCAGGGAAAGCGCGTTTCCGAACTATCCGAACTTTCCAAAACGCTGCGCGCGAAACTTTGCGAACGGTTTGAAGACGAGCCCGTGAAGATCCGCGAAACGTTCGTTTCGTCCGACGGCACGGAAAAGTATCTGTTTGAACTCGCGGACGGGAACATCGTCGAAGGCGTGTTGATGCGTTATAAATACGGCTGCACGCAGTGCGTTTCCACGCAGGTCGGCTGCCGCATGAACTGCGCTTTCTGCGCGTCGGGCTTAAACGGGCTGGTGCGCGATTTGACGGGCGGCGAAATTTTGTCGCAGGTGCTCGCCGTCAACGCGCGCCGCGGCGGCACGCTCGAAAAGCGCGCCGTCACCAACGTCGTGCTCATGGGCAGCGGCGAGCCGCTCGACAATTACGCAAATACCGTGAAGTTTCTCAGAAACGTCACGGCGGAGGGCGGCATCTGTATCAGCGCGCGCAACATCAGCCTTTCCACCTGCGGGCTCGTGCCGAAAATGTACGAACTCGCCGAGGAAAATCTGCCCGTCAATCTGACCGTGTCGCTGCACTCGCCGCTCGACGAGGAGCGCAAAAAGATCATGCCCGTGGCGAACGCGTATAAGATCGAAGATATTTTAAAGGCGTGCGCCTATTATTTCGAAAAGACGGGGCGGCGGTATATTTTCGAATATTCGCTCATAGACGGCGAAAACGCGGACAAGCGCCACGCGGAACTTTTGGCGGAACTTTTAAAGGGCAGGCCATGCCACGTCAATCTCATCCGCCTCAACGAAGTCAAGGAAAAACGTCTTTCGTCCGTTTCGGAAAAGGAAGCGTACCGTTTTTTGGGGATATTGGAAAAGAGCGGGCTTTCCGCCACCCTGCGCCGCCAGATCGGCGCGGACATCGGCGGCGCCTGCGGCCAACTTCGCGCGAAAAGACTGCGCGAAGTGCAAGATGACCAAAGCGACACAAAGGAGTTACAATGA
- a CDS encoding thiamine diphosphokinase: MKGILLLNGEPPEEKIRVEKDDFVACCDGAYRWAMEKAGRVDLLTGDFDSLGYVPENGVRYPEEKNFTDGELALEKLLEAGLKEISIYGGGGGREDHLWGNIQLLYAARLRGAHAVMYTKTSEISCESGRFPIRGCKGRTFSLAPVGYEAHIMESSGVKYPLTDLTLLAGSCRGVSNVALSDEAEIFCDGGALFVFKIVSGKE; the protein is encoded by the coding sequence TTGAAAGGCATTCTTTTACTAAACGGCGAGCCGCCCGAAGAAAAGATCCGCGTGGAGAAAGACGATTTCGTCGCCTGCTGCGACGGCGCGTACCGCTGGGCAATGGAAAAAGCGGGGCGCGTAGACCTTCTGACGGGCGATTTCGATTCTTTGGGTTACGTGCCCGAAAACGGCGTCAGATACCCCGAAGAAAAAAACTTTACCGACGGCGAACTCGCGCTGGAAAAACTGCTGGAAGCGGGACTGAAAGAAATTTCCATCTACGGCGGAGGCGGCGGCAGGGAAGACCATCTCTGGGGCAATATCCAGTTGCTGTACGCGGCGCGGCTTCGCGGCGCGCACGCGGTGATGTACACGAAAACGAGCGAAATTTCCTGCGAGAGCGGGCGTTTCCCGATCCGCGGCTGTAAAGGCAGGACGTTCAGCCTCGCACCCGTGGGATACGAGGCGCATATAATGGAGAGTAGCGGGGTAAAGTATCCGCTTACCGACTTGACCCTGCTGGCGGGGAGCTGCCGCGGCGTGAGCAACGTCGCACTTTCCGACGAGGCGGAAATCTTTTGCGACGGCGGCGCGCTTTTCGTATTTAAAATCGTGAGCGGAAAGGAGTGA
- a CDS encoding transcription antitermination factor NusB: MTNPFCDPYLVLSKVYGGGAYLKQALADTPMEEANRARTVKISYGVLENDGYFNDCIRAFAPKSPKLPVRILLKISLYLLLFMNKPRYMITDNAVELCKKLGKGGAAGFLNAFLRAFDAEKVPVPADKIAVLAQKYSYPAYAVRRLLKEYGDEAEKILAFRENKACVRFACSQEEENVLARGGEKTPFDHVYRFSSFRRGEGYDEGKYTFQSIGSIAVCDAVEPAERFLDACAAPGGKSVLLAAKCREVTAFELHPHRVKLIGQYAARMGVNNVTAVCRDSSVFDPAYENAFGGVLCDVPCSGFGVVCDNPDIKLFRTEKSLTELPETQFAILSACSRYVKEGGALYYSTCSVFREENDNVVGRFLKENPAFTAEKIHSPLAGKTTRFGVQFLPHISSGAGFYVAKLRKR, from the coding sequence ATGACGAATCCTTTCTGTGATCCCTATCTCGTCCTTTCCAAAGTTTACGGCGGCGGCGCGTATCTCAAACAGGCGCTCGCCGATACGCCGATGGAAGAGGCGAACCGCGCTCGTACGGTAAAAATATCTTACGGCGTTCTGGAAAACGACGGCTATTTCAACGACTGTATCCGCGCGTTCGCGCCCAAAAGCCCCAAACTTCCCGTGCGTATTCTGCTGAAAATCTCCCTCTATCTGCTGCTTTTTATGAACAAGCCCCGCTATATGATCACCGACAACGCGGTGGAATTGTGCAAAAAGTTGGGAAAGGGCGGCGCCGCGGGCTTTCTGAACGCATTTCTGCGCGCGTTCGACGCGGAAAAAGTGCCCGTGCCTGCGGATAAAATCGCGGTGCTCGCGCAAAAATATTCTTATCCCGCATACGCCGTCCGCCGCCTTTTGAAAGAGTACGGCGACGAGGCGGAAAAAATACTCGCGTTCCGAGAAAACAAAGCGTGCGTGCGTTTTGCCTGTTCCCAAGAGGAAGAAAACGTTTTGGCTCGGGGCGGGGAAAAGACGCCTTTCGACCATGTTTATCGCTTTTCCTCTTTCCGCCGCGGAGAGGGCTACGACGAGGGGAAATATACCTTTCAGTCAATCGGCTCAATCGCCGTCTGCGACGCTGTGGAACCCGCCGAACGCTTTTTGGACGCGTGCGCCGCGCCGGGCGGCAAGAGCGTGCTTCTGGCGGCAAAGTGCAGAGAAGTTACGGCGTTCGAACTGCATCCGCACCGCGTAAAACTCATCGGACAGTACGCCGCGCGCATGGGCGTAAACAACGTCACGGCAGTCTGCCGCGATTCGTCCGTGTTCGATCCCGCCTATGAAAACGCGTTCGGCGGCGTCCTGTGCGACGTGCCCTGCTCGGGTTTCGGCGTCGTCTGCGATAATCCCGATATCAAACTGTTCCGCACGGAAAAGAGCCTTACCGAACTTCCCGAAACGCAGTTCGCCATACTTTCCGCCTGTTCGCGCTACGTGAAAGAGGGCGGCGCGCTGTACTATTCCACGTGTTCGGTGTTCCGCGAAGAAAACGACAACGTGGTCGGGCGCTTTTTAAAGGAAAATCCCGCTTTTACCGCGGAAAAAATACATAGCCCGCTCGCGGGAAAGACAACGAGGTTCGGCGTGCAGTTTCTGCCCCATATCTCGTCGGGCGCGGGCTTTTACGTCGCAAAACTGAGGAAACGATGA
- the rpmB gene encoding 50S ribosomal protein L28, with protein MSRVCVVCQKGQSAGNNVSHSNRKTRRTFKANVQKVKIVKDGKVESAYVCARCLKSDKVERA; from the coding sequence ATGTCAAGAGTTTGCGTCGTTTGTCAGAAGGGGCAGAGTGCGGGTAACAACGTGAGCCACAGTAACCGCAAAACGAGAAGAACTTTCAAAGCCAACGTACAGAAAGTAAAGATCGTAAAGGACGGCAAAGTCGAGTCCGCTTACGTCTGTGCGCGCTGCTTGAAGAGCGACAAAGTCGAAAGAGCGTAA
- a CDS encoding DAK2 domain-containing protein, producing the protein MPKTINSAEFRKMIISGARVLEINRAKVDSLNVFPVPDGDTGTNMSLTIQSAVKELGLCSSNRLPELCDAVAKGALKGARGNSGVILSQLFRGICSEIKKYDEITIKAFAKAMECGTQVAYGAVSKPKEGTMLTVARLMSEFAKQAAPRYKEFNAFLDAVIKKGEEALAKTPELLPVLKKAGVVDSGGMGLLCVYRGFLSVLNGEEVDESAVYEPETSDSEDAFGDNSDIVNLDLGEIEFAYCTEFFIINLKKQTTLADIDKLKEKLMTIGDSVICIGDLELVKVHVHTNNPGLALSSAVELGELDRVKIENMLEQNRALRAKREAEKKEMGMLAICAGDGLSEIFKDLLVDRVIEGGQTMNPSASDIADAVQRINAEHVFVFPNNKNIILAAEQAKALVTNRTIHVIPTKNVPQGFAAALAFNPDSSSEENKTDMIHSMDNVKAGQVTYAVRSTSLNGFQLKEGDIIGLDDKKILSKGDTVDDTVLTLLEKLKDGTHEIITLYFGKDVAEEDAEALAAKVSERFPDCDVDYHYGGQPIYYYLVSLE; encoded by the coding sequence ATGCCGAAAACGATTAACAGCGCCGAGTTCCGCAAAATGATTATTTCGGGAGCGCGCGTGCTTGAAATAAACAGAGCGAAAGTAGATTCATTGAACGTATTCCCCGTCCCCGACGGCGATACGGGGACCAATATGTCTTTGACCATACAATCGGCGGTCAAAGAACTCGGTCTATGCTCGTCCAATCGTCTGCCCGAACTTTGCGACGCGGTCGCCAAGGGCGCCTTGAAAGGGGCGCGCGGCAATTCGGGCGTCATTTTGTCCCAGTTGTTTCGCGGGATCTGTTCGGAAATCAAAAAGTACGACGAGATCACCATCAAAGCGTTCGCCAAGGCTATGGAATGCGGCACGCAGGTCGCTTACGGCGCGGTGTCCAAGCCCAAGGAAGGCACAATGCTCACCGTGGCGCGCCTGATGAGCGAGTTTGCCAAACAGGCGGCTCCCAGATACAAAGAATTCAACGCGTTTTTGGACGCGGTCATCAAAAAGGGCGAAGAGGCGCTCGCCAAGACGCCCGAACTTCTGCCCGTATTGAAAAAAGCAGGCGTCGTGGACTCGGGCGGCATGGGGCTTTTGTGCGTGTACCGCGGATTTTTGTCCGTTCTCAACGGCGAAGAGGTGGACGAGTCCGCCGTATACGAACCCGAAACTTCCGATTCGGAAGACGCGTTCGGCGACAATTCGGATATCGTCAATCTCGATCTAGGCGAAATTGAATTCGCCTACTGCACGGAATTTTTCATCATCAACCTCAAAAAACAGACGACGCTCGCGGACATAGACAAACTCAAAGAAAAACTGATGACCATCGGCGATTCCGTCATCTGCATCGGCGATCTGGAACTCGTGAAAGTGCACGTGCACACCAATAATCCCGGGCTCGCGCTCTCTTCGGCGGTGGAACTCGGCGAACTCGACAGAGTGAAGATCGAGAACATGCTCGAACAGAACAGGGCGCTCCGCGCCAAGCGCGAGGCGGAGAAAAAGGAAATGGGTATGCTCGCCATCTGCGCAGGCGACGGGCTTTCGGAAATATTCAAAGATCTTCTGGTAGACCGCGTAATCGAGGGCGGGCAGACAATGAACCCCAGCGCGAGCGACATTGCGGACGCGGTGCAGAGGATCAACGCGGAGCACGTGTTCGTGTTCCCCAACAATAAAAACATCATTTTAGCGGCGGAACAGGCGAAAGCGCTCGTGACCAACCGCACGATACACGTCATCCCCACGAAAAACGTGCCGCAGGGCTTTGCGGCGGCGCTCGCGTTCAACCCCGACAGTTCCAGCGAGGAGAACAAGACGGACATGATCCACTCGATGGACAACGTCAAGGCGGGACAAGTCACCTACGCCGTGCGTTCGACCAGCCTGAACGGGTTCCAACTCAAGGAAGGGGATATCATCGGGTTGGACGACAAAAAAATTCTTTCCAAGGGCGACACCGTGGACGACACGGTCTTGACGCTGTTGGAAAAACTGAAAGACGGCACCCACGAGATCATCACGCTGTACTTCGGCAAGGACGTTGCGGAAGAGGATGCGGAGGCGCTCGCGGCAAAGGTTTCCGAACGGTTTCCCGATTGCGACGTCGATTATCATTACGGCGGGCAGCCCATCTATTATTATCTGGTATCTTTGGAATAG
- the def gene encoding peptide deformylase: MAIRKVVQVGDDVLRKKCFEVTSFDEKLWMLLDDLKDTVKKEEGAGLAAPQVGVLRRAVVVDVDEGFFEFVNPVIVESRGSQTGFEGCLSVRGKHGVVTRPNVVKVEFFDRYGKKQSLVAKGFFARAVCHELDHLDGVLYIDRAEFVEGARD; this comes from the coding sequence ATGGCAATCAGAAAAGTTGTGCAGGTAGGCGACGACGTCCTGCGTAAAAAATGTTTCGAAGTGACTTCGTTCGACGAAAAGTTGTGGATGCTTTTGGACGATCTCAAAGATACCGTAAAAAAAGAAGAGGGCGCGGGGCTCGCCGCGCCGCAGGTGGGTGTTTTGCGCCGCGCGGTGGTGGTGGACGTGGACGAAGGGTTTTTCGAGTTCGTCAATCCCGTCATCGTCGAATCGAGGGGCAGCCAGACGGGTTTCGAGGGTTGTCTGTCCGTGCGCGGAAAGCACGGCGTCGTCACCCGCCCCAACGTGGTCAAGGTAGAGTTTTTCGATCGGTACGGTAAAAAACAATCGCTCGTCGCAAAGGGCTTTTTCGCCCGCGCGGTGTGCCACGAACTCGACCATCTCGACGGCGTTCTCTATATCGACCGCGCCGAATTTGTGGAAGGCGCCAGGGATTAA
- the recG gene encoding ATP-dependent DNA helicase RecG: MKLTELKGISDKRAKDLNKLNIFTAEDMARFYPRAYLDLTTTSRLSACYHNDVVLVSCRVSSAPQTVSTGRRSFVKVWCENDGEPFSAVWFNAPYVRDKLKSGGEYLFYGRVQNKYGAPSMVNPTFEPLERNYRLKGIVPVYPLRGSLSQRAVRDAVADALRKVALVSAIPPAVRKKYALSDLKKAYSDIHNPVTFADKDAAAERIALEEYFILISAFKVIKGGKDDARVLRYTCTREQVETFCARFPFPLTEGQKRAVDDIYENVHSPNRMNRLLQGDVGSGKTAVAICGIYMALASGYQAAMLAPTEVLAEQNYQLICRYLPEFRAGFLSGSSSAKEKKSVKAALAAGELDVVCGTHAVLQDDVEFASLALCVCDEQHRFGVAQRSALSEKGAGADMLVMSATPIPRTLSLIFYGDLDITEIKDKPKARAPVTTAIVPSRKYDDMLAYVGREAKAGNQSYFVCPKIEEDEEGSVMSVTELFDELKNRLPSVRFALLHGKMKDKEKAEIMQNFKAKKFDCLVSTTVIEVGVDVPDATIMIVYNAERFGLSQLHQLRGRVGRGSKQSYCFLLLGADGEEARARLAVLKNNTDGFKIAEYDLEMRGSGDFLGTRQSGKFINEIRNLRYPPSVIFTAKKLSDEAFEAGGVEALAALALKKYSGLKDVVLN, encoded by the coding sequence ATGAAACTGACCGAATTGAAGGGGATCTCCGACAAACGCGCGAAAGACCTCAACAAACTCAATATATTTACGGCGGAAGACATGGCGCGCTTTTATCCGCGCGCATATCTCGATCTGACGACGACCTCGCGCCTGTCCGCGTGCTATCACAACGACGTGGTGCTCGTTTCCTGCCGCGTTTCGTCCGCGCCGCAGACGGTTTCCACGGGGCGCCGCTCCTTTGTCAAAGTGTGGTGCGAAAACGACGGCGAGCCCTTTTCCGCCGTCTGGTTCAACGCGCCCTACGTGCGCGACAAACTGAAAAGCGGCGGGGAATACCTCTTTTACGGCCGCGTGCAGAACAAGTACGGCGCGCCCTCCATGGTCAATCCCACGTTCGAGCCGCTGGAACGAAATTACAGGCTCAAGGGCATCGTGCCCGTGTACCCCTTGCGGGGCTCGCTTTCCCAGCGCGCCGTGCGCGACGCGGTGGCGGACGCGCTCAGAAAAGTCGCGCTCGTTTCCGCGATCCCGCCTGCCGTTCGGAAAAAGTATGCGCTTTCCGATCTGAAAAAAGCGTATTCCGACATTCATAATCCCGTGACGTTTGCGGACAAGGACGCGGCTGCGGAACGCATCGCTTTGGAAGAATATTTTATCCTCATCTCCGCATTCAAGGTCATCAAAGGCGGCAAGGACGACGCGCGCGTGCTGCGCTATACGTGCACGAGAGAGCAGGTCGAAACATTCTGCGCCCGTTTTCCCTTCCCCCTGACGGAGGGGCAGAAACGCGCCGTGGACGATATTTACGAAAACGTGCATTCGCCCAACCGCATGAACCGCCTGTTGCAGGGCGACGTGGGCAGCGGAAAGACCGCGGTCGCGATCTGCGGCATCTATATGGCGCTCGCGAGCGGGTATCAGGCGGCGATGCTCGCGCCCACGGAAGTGCTCGCCGAGCAGAATTATCAGTTGATTTGCCGCTATCTTCCCGAGTTCCGCGCGGGATTTTTGAGCGGTTCTTCCTCCGCGAAGGAAAAAAAGAGCGTCAAAGCCGCCCTCGCGGCGGGAGAACTCGACGTCGTGTGCGGCACGCACGCCGTCTTGCAGGACGACGTGGAATTCGCCTCGCTCGCCCTGTGCGTGTGCGACGAGCAGCACCGTTTCGGCGTGGCGCAGAGGAGTGCGCTTTCGGAAAAGGGCGCGGGCGCGGATATGCTCGTCATGAGCGCCACGCCCATTCCCCGCACCCTCTCGCTCATCTTTTACGGCGATCTCGACATCACCGAGATCAAGGATAAGCCCAAGGCGCGCGCGCCTGTGACCACGGCGATCGTTCCCTCGCGCAAGTACGACGATATGCTCGCCTACGTGGGAAGAGAGGCGAAGGCGGGCAATCAGAGTTATTTCGTCTGTCCCAAGATCGAGGAGGACGAGGAGGGCTCGGTCATGAGCGTGACCGAACTTTTCGACGAACTGAAAAACCGCCTGCCTTCGGTCAGGTTCGCCCTTCTGCACGGCAAGATGAAGGATAAAGAAAAGGCGGAGATCATGCAAAACTTCAAGGCAAAAAAGTTCGACTGCCTGGTTTCCACCACAGTCATCGAAGTAGGGGTGGACGTGCCCGACGCCACCATCATGATCGTCTACAACGCCGAGCGGTTCGGGCTTTCCCAGTTGCACCAACTGCGCGGACGCGTGGGGCGGGGCAGCAAACAGAGTTACTGTTTCCTTCTTTTGGGCGCGGACGGCGAGGAGGCGCGCGCGCGGCTCGCCGTATTAAAAAACAACACGGACGGATTCAAGATCGCGGAATACGATCTGGAAATGCGCGGCAGCGGCGATTTTCTCGGCACGCGCCAGAGCGGCAAGTTCATCAACGAGATACGCAACCTGCGCTATCCGCCCTCGGTCATCTTTACGGCGAAAAAACTTTCCGACGAGGCGTTCGAGGCGGGCGGCGTAGAAGCGCTCGCGGCGCTCGCGCTCAAAAAATACAGCGGATTGAAGGACGTTGTGCTCAATTAG
- the fmt gene encoding methionyl-tRNA formyltransferase has protein sequence MKLVFAGAPEFSVLPLKKILEEGYEVAAVVTQPDKPVGRKAIVTPTPLKVFARSRGIPVLDFPKIREHIGELESLRAHLMVTCAYGQLLTESVLNAFPAGVYNIHASLLPKYRGASPVAACILNGETETGITVMKTDVGLDTGDMLLQKSIPIAPEDTAGTLSEKLSALGADCIVEALALLKGGKAVLTPQDNDRATLVKKIKKEHARIDFTEDAAAIVNLIRAMNPAPVAYTYLNGKALNVFFAETAEGEVGASGEVIAADKRGILVRAGKGAVRLLEVQAEGGKRMRAADFVNGRKIAVGDVLTGENA, from the coding sequence ATGAAACTCGTCTTTGCGGGCGCGCCCGAATTTTCGGTTCTGCCCTTGAAAAAAATTTTAGAGGAAGGTTACGAGGTGGCGGCAGTCGTCACCCAGCCAGACAAGCCCGTGGGGCGAAAGGCGATCGTTACGCCCACGCCGCTCAAAGTTTTCGCGCGCTCGCGCGGCATTCCCGTATTGGATTTTCCCAAGATCCGCGAACATATCGGGGAACTTGAAAGCCTGCGCGCCCATCTCATGGTGACCTGCGCGTACGGCCAGTTGCTCACCGAAAGCGTTCTGAACGCGTTTCCCGCGGGCGTCTATAATATCCACGCTTCCCTGCTCCCCAAATACCGCGGCGCGTCCCCCGTGGCCGCGTGTATTCTGAACGGGGAAACGGAAACGGGCATCACCGTCATGAAGACGGACGTCGGGCTGGATACGGGGGATATGCTGCTGCAAAAGAGTATCCCGATTGCCCCCGAGGATACGGCAGGCACGCTGTCCGAAAAACTTTCCGCGCTCGGCGCGGACTGCATCGTCGAGGCGCTCGCTCTTTTAAAGGGCGGCAAGGCTGTCTTGACGCCGCAGGATAACGATCGGGCGACGCTCGTGAAAAAAATCAAAAAGGAGCACGCGCGCATCGATTTTACCGAGGACGCGGCCGCGATCGTAAACCTCATCCGCGCCATGAACCCCGCGCCCGTCGCCTATACTTATCTTAACGGCAAGGCGCTCAACGTTTTTTTTGCGGAAACCGCCGAAGGGGAGGTAGGCGCCTCGGGCGAAGTGATCGCCGCGGATAAGAGAGGCATTCTGGTACGGGCGGGGAAAGGCGCGGTGCGCCTTCTGGAAGTGCAGGCGGAGGGCGGCAAGCGCATGCGCGCCGCCGACTTCGTCAACGGGCGCAAGATCGCCGTCGGCGACGTGCTGACGGGAGAAAACGCATGA
- a CDS encoding Asp23/Gls24 family envelope stress response protein gives MSVKTSNAYGNISISDMAIAKVASQAALECYGIVETVSRRFTDSLSELFNKKTQGRGVKVTTSGDRIYIDVYVIIKFGVSINAVAESLKESVKYRVEKFTGMIVDTVNVNIIGVRL, from the coding sequence ATGTCAGTAAAAACGAGCAATGCTTACGGCAATATTTCCATATCCGACATGGCCATCGCCAAAGTCGCCTCGCAGGCGGCTTTAGAGTGCTACGGAATTGTCGAAACCGTGTCGCGCCGTTTTACGGACAGCCTCTCCGAGTTATTCAATAAAAAGACGCAGGGGCGGGGCGTGAAAGTCACGACGAGCGGGGACAGGATCTATATCGACGTGTACGTCATTATAAAATTCGGAGTCTCCATCAACGCCGTCGCCGAATCTTTGAAAGAGAGCGTCAAATACAGAGTCGAGAAATTTACGGGTATGATAGTTGACACGGTCAACGTAAATATTATCGGGGTCAGACTGTAA
- the rpe gene encoding ribulose-phosphate 3-epimerase produces MKHIQIAPSILSADFSAMGQAVETLQQAGADLIHCDVMDGSFVPNITFGHHMVRDIRKHTSLPLDVHLMIERPERHVENFIKAGADIVTVHHEACGASLKDVLRLIRSLGAKCGAVINPDTPLSAVYGVLEEVDMLLVMSVFPGYGGQKFIPHVLEKTREARAIFDRCNPDADVEIDGGVNLQNCGGIVAAGVNILVAGNTVFCSDDMEGTIAALKRGK; encoded by the coding sequence ATGAAACACATCCAGATCGCGCCTTCCATTCTATCGGCGGATTTTTCCGCGATGGGGCAGGCGGTGGAAACTTTACAGCAAGCGGGCGCCGATTTGATCCATTGCGACGTGATGGACGGCAGTTTCGTGCCCAATATCACTTTCGGGCATCACATGGTGCGCGATATCAGAAAACATACTTCGCTGCCGCTCGACGTGCACCTGATGATCGAGCGGCCCGAACGGCACGTGGAAAACTTTATCAAAGCGGGGGCGGATATCGTCACCGTACATCACGAGGCGTGCGGCGCATCGCTCAAAGACGTGCTGCGCCTCATTCGCTCTCTGGGCGCGAAGTGCGGCGCCGTCATCAATCCCGATACGCCCCTTTCCGCCGTGTACGGCGTGCTCGAAGAGGTGGATATGCTGCTCGTCATGAGCGTATTTCCTGGCTACGGCGGACAGAAATTCATTCCGCACGTGCTGGAAAAAACGCGGGAGGCGCGCGCGATCTTCGATCGCTGCAATCCCGATGCCGACGTGGAGATCGACGGCGGCGTGAATTTGCAGAACTGCGGCGGGATCGTCGCGGCGGGCGTCAATATTTTGGTGGCGGGCAATACGGTCTTTTGTTCCGACGATATGGAGGGGACCATCGCCGCGCTGAAAAGAGGAAAATAA
- the hisZ gene encoding ATP phosphoribosyltransferase regulatory subunit: MNYVKLPQGVRDSLERECYNVNRVKEALRREFLLSGYEFVQTAGLEYFDTYAGIKSPIPQSKMFKMTDKDGNLIVLRPDMTLAVARIAATKMTAPSAKLCYFSDIYDFSASGNSYREVSQAGVEVFGSDGAFADAQLVAFAIDCLAAAGVENFIIDVGHVGFFKGLLEGSGLSAEEAEEVRGYVNAKDAINTELSLKKYNANGRALGAILALPSLFGGVEVLAEAEKLTENPAALSALTRLKEVYAYLCEMGYEKYVSFDLGTVKSLDYYSGIVFTGLAAGVGAPLLSGGRYDGLAAEFGRGVSAIGFAIGLKRVLAALEEAGKTIDVPEPAITVICRKGGEANGYAAYRKYVKEGASCDLLPEGAASEEILRSRGGEKFEATAGGLQKL, from the coding sequence ATGAATTACGTCAAACTCCCGCAGGGCGTGCGGGACAGCCTCGAAAGAGAGTGCTACAACGTCAACCGCGTCAAGGAGGCGCTGCGCCGCGAATTTCTGCTTTCGGGCTATGAATTCGTTCAGACGGCGGGACTGGAATATTTCGACACGTACGCGGGCATCAAAAGCCCCATTCCGCAGTCGAAAATGTTTAAAATGACCGATAAGGACGGCAATCTCATCGTTCTGCGCCCCGATATGACGTTGGCGGTCGCGCGCATCGCGGCGACGAAAATGACCGCGCCGAGCGCGAAACTCTGCTATTTTTCCGACATTTACGATTTTTCCGCGTCGGGCAATTCCTACCGCGAAGTATCGCAGGCGGGCGTGGAAGTGTTCGGCTCGGACGGCGCGTTCGCGGACGCGCAACTCGTCGCGTTCGCCATCGACTGCCTTGCCGCCGCGGGCGTGGAAAATTTCATCATCGACGTGGGGCACGTCGGCTTTTTCAAGGGACTTTTGGAGGGCAGCGGGCTGTCCGCCGAGGAGGCGGAGGAAGTGCGCGGCTACGTCAACGCGAAGGACGCCATCAATACCGAACTTTCCTTGAAAAAATACAACGCAAACGGGCGCGCGCTCGGCGCGATTCTGGCGCTCCCGTCGCTGTTCGGCGGCGTGGAAGTTTTGGCAGAGGCGGAAAAACTCACTGAAAATCCCGCCGCGCTGTCCGCGCTCACGCGACTCAAAGAGGTGTACGCGTATCTTTGCGAAATGGGCTATGAAAAATACGTTTCGTTCGATCTCGGGACCGTGAAGAGCCTCGATTACTATTCGGGCATCGTGTTCACGGGTCTTGCCGCGGGCGTGGGCGCGCCGCTACTTTCGGGCGGGCGCTACGACGGCCTCGCCGCGGAGTTCGGCAGGGGCGTTTCCGCCATCGGTTTCGCGATCGGCTTGAAGCGCGTTCTCGCTGCTCTGGAAGAGGCGGGAAAGACAATAGACGTTCCCGAACCCGCAATCACCGTCATCTGCCGCAAGGGGGGCGAAGCGAACGGCTACGCCGCCTATCGGAAGTATGTGAAAGAGGGCGCGAGTTGCGATTTGTTGCCCGAAGGCGCGGCGTCGGAAGAGATCTTGAGATCGCGCGGCGGCGAAAAGTTCGAGGCGACGGCGGGAGGTTTGCAAAAATTATGA